The Bacteroidota bacterium DNA window ATCATAACCTTGCAAAACCACCTGAAACTTCTTAAAATTGGACGTGATAGCCACATTTAGTAGTTTCAGCATTGTAGGGTAATGCGGACTCAAGCTCGCCCCCAACGTTTTCAGTGTCTGGTACTCATCCTTGCCCAATCCCACAAACAACATGCTCTCAGGCTGTGGCGAACTCGTATCCACAGGCGCAAGGCGCAATGTCCGCACATCCGTGCCGACATCGTTCACCATATCAAATTCCAGATTGAGCTTCTTTGAAACCAGCATTTCCTGAAAGAAGCTTGGCAACTTGCTATACCCTCCAGTCATGCCCTTGGAGCGTACAAATTCATCGGCAGACTTGAAGGCGGCAACTGCGTTGGCAAAGAACAGCACCCGGCCTGGGTTTGGGCCTGCGCTTACTTCCCCTTCAAACACCACGCCTCGGTCGGAAGCATAGCCAAAATTGCGCGTGCTGCCGTCGATGAACTTGCGGGCCTGTGTGGCCACCCAACGCACCTGGTCAAGCCCGGTTGACCAAAAATCAGCAACTTCCAATGGCCCAAAACGGTTGTCATAGAGGTTTTCCGTTGGAAGTGCTTGTGGAATGCTTGCCCAATTGGCTCCATTCTCTTGCAAGCCTAGTTGCAATTTGATGAGCCAAGCGACATTGAGCTTGTCATCTGGCCCGCCACCCACCGCGAGGACATTGGGATGCGTGAATCCCAACTCTTCTGTATGTGTATTGGTGGTGAGATAGAGCGCATCCCCCTCCACAAAACATTCTTTTTGCAGTAGGTCTGGATTTACAATGTCCCCATGCTCCACATACAAGATAGGCTTTGTATTGTGGCCGGTACGCACCTTTAAATAGACTTGATTGAGCGCATCGACATTTACGATAGGCGCACCCGTATTGCTGCGAATGAGCAACGGCCAATCACTGCTCTGGTATTCTTGCGCTAGGAGGCTACCTGTCGCGATGCCAATTTCAATATTGTCTCCCGTGCCGCTGCTTGGATGGTGACCAAAGAAATTGTAGGAGTTCCCGATTTCATTGCGCACGTCCACATATAGGGTGTTTTTGGACAGGAAGGGAGTCAATACTTCATTGTAGATGTCTTCGGGCTGAATCTTTACCACATTTCCCGATACATTTTTTTGAGCATAGCCGTGTTCCCGCACATGCAAGCCATAATATGCTGCAGGATCCAAGAAGTTGAGGATTTGTTCCCGCATTGCTTTACGCTGAAAGGCATCGGTAATCCCTGTCAAATCCACGGCGTGACTCGCTGCACGGACGTAATTGAGGTCAGGTTCAAAAAAGCCTTCCTCCAAGACGAAATCAATGCCCGCCTCATTGGCAACGGTAGAGAAATGTCCCAGTGCCATACCCTTCAAAGCTGGCGGCAGTTGGTAATCGGGATCGGGATTGAAGAAATATTGCTCCAGCACAGTCCCTGAGGCCTGATTCAGAGAATCAAAGCCCAGCGCCTTCGACTTAAAGGCGACACCTACGCCATTCAAATCTTCGTGAATGCCCCACAACCAAGCGATCCACTTTGAATTGGTGGTAGTATTGTGCGGCACCACCAAGGCCGCATTTGTACCGTCTATAAAATCAGAGCGCATCAAACCGCGATAGACGATATACTTAACGGGCGTAAGGCCGCCGATCCCTTGATTCAAAGGCTTCAAGACCATGTTCACCAAATTTGCATTTGCTCCCTCCTGCACAAAGACCGTACCATCGACTACGGCATAGGCATTTGTATTCGCAACAGCGGTGAAACTGCTTGTGATGCGAAATATGTCTGTACTGATTGGGCCAAAACCCATACCTGCACTTTGGGTGAGGTTCGCCATGTCTGCGAAGACAAAGGAACGGGGGTAGAGAGGGGGTGGTGTGGAGACATAAGGAATTGGAAGCTGGGCCAGTTCCGTCAAAATAATCTCATGCTCCTCGCGGCTTATGGGCGTCTTTATATTGTGTAAACTGCTTTTTACATTGCCGCGCAAAATCACCTTCTTAAATTGCCTGGATGATTTGAACGTACCTTCAAAGGTGATCTTGGTTTGGGTTCCAGTTGCTGGAATGGCACCTCCTGTAACCACAGGGTTGGCAAAAGTAATCCATCCGCACACAACTCCACTGCGATTTTTCACAACCCAGTTTCCATTCTCCCAATAAATGGTTCCTTCGTCGATGATGTTGCCCGATACATCGAGTCGCTCAATTTCAATATAAGAGTCTTCCGCTTCGATATTTCCGATTTCTATTTCAAGGAGTACCTTGAAACCAGTAATCACTTCGGTTCCGAGGTCATCAACTTCGATATTGTTTTCCAAGACACCGCCAGTGGGCTTTTCAAATCCCCATTCAGCGAATAATATTTCACGGTAGGAGAGGTTGCTGTTCCTTTCGGCACCTACCCCATTTCTTTCTCCATCATGAGGTGATACTTGAACTAGGAGAAAAGTTTTACGATTAATATTGGCAAGAGGTTGGTCAGCAGCATTCCATTGAATCTTTACTAATTTAGCGCTTGCATCGGTTGCATTGAATGCACCTAGAGTAGGTAGAATTTCATCTTCAAGCAATGGCATTTCACCAAGGTAGTAAACAGTATTTACGCCACCATTTGTAGGAATAGCACTGCTTGTAAATTCCTCATCCCAATCAAACGGAAATCGGAAAGGTGTTTGAATAACGGGATCTTGTACCGTCGGTGGTTGTGAAATTGAACCATCATGAAGCGCAATGTAAAACCTCACGTAAGCATCCAGGCTGGAATATCTTGTACCTCGATTCTTAATCCGCGCAAAAATATAATTGTCTTGTCCTTTCTTTGGACCCTCATTTGGAGCATCTTTATCAAAGGCAGGTAAATTCACATATGGAGTCCCATTACGTTTTACCCAGATGTCAGGACTGTGGACTGGGTTCGTGGGAACATGGGTATTAACCGTACCATTATCCCCTAAGTGGTCACGGATCATAAGGTCGCGCTCGTCGTGACGATAGATCCATGCTGCTTCTACTGCCCCAAATGCATCCACTGCACCGTAGCCATACCATTCACTGTGATTAGCTGGCCCGGCCAGAGGATTTCGAGCGTGAGGTGGGTTCAGGTCAACTAGCTCTAGGCCAGACTTATCTTTCCAACGCCCAATTCCTAATGGGCGCAAAGGCACGTTAGGGACTTGAAATCCTGGAGTATTATCGTCAAATTTCTTGGCGGTTGATCGAAGAATGTGGCGAACCTCTATCCACGTGAGTTTTGAATTTGCTGATAAGATAAGTGCCCCAATTCCCGCAACAAAAGGGCAAGCTGCTGATGTCCCGCCAAAAATTGACATGTAATTAGCTGGGCCAAATGAAACCAATGTCCCAATCGAATGGGGATGTTTAGTAAGTTCAACTTCAATTGTTTCATGATCAACAATCGAAATTACACGAAGAGTCTCAATATTTTCTCCTCCCTGATGATTTTGATTATTGGCTGGCGTTAAGAGAATAGCCTTGGGAGGATCTGAAATTATCATTAAAGCAGTGTTCCCGATCTTCAGGTTCTGACTTTGAAATTGTTGATTCGGAACAGGAACCCCAACAGCAGACGCCACAGTAAGGGTTCTCTTCAAAGTCAAACCGATTACATATACATTTTTCGTCAGACTACCAATTGTATAATTTTGGGTAAGGGGATTAATAAAGGTAAGCTGGCTATTTTGGACACTAATTCCATTAATCGAAATTGTTAAAATTTCGTGATTCGAGGTAGCTCCCGAGCTCGGAGGGCTGCCCAATAATATTTGTTGCCCACTTTCAAATCCTAAGACTGAATCAACCGTAATCGTCATATCACCAATCGAGGCATTCGCAACAATATAAGCACTTCCAGCACCAAATTCATCAGCGACTGCAGTAACCTGTTTATTCGCAGGAATATTGACAGAAATAGTTCCGTCCAATAGAAGGAATCGCGAACCTTGAATTTGGAGTATTCGAATGAAAGTGAAACTTGGAGACCCGGGAAAATCAATAATAATATTTTGGCCAGCTGAAAAACCTGATGTATTTTCCAATACAAGGAAATCATCAAGTATCTGCACTGGTTCAGATAACACGGTTCCACAAATAGCTGCTCCACCTGGCATATTCCCCCCTCCAGGAACTCCAGTGGTAGGGATAGCCCAGCTATTGTATGCAACATATTGGCTATCAAATTCAGGACCGTTAGATGGCCCCACAATGTCGATTTGTGGGCCATAACAACTATAGTTCGTTCCCCGTTTGGTTAATCCATCGGTTCCTAGCGTATATGCACCAACATTGATTATTTCGTGCGATTTCGCAAATATAGTTTCACTTTCAGTGGCCGTATTGTGTGCCCCATGAACTGTGGGCGATAATTGATTAGGAAGATGGCCATACTCTCCATTCCCACTTGCATAGAACATTACTTGGCCTCTACCTTCTCTTCCATATACGGTATTAAGATGTACTGTTGCCAAAATTGCAGCTTGTTCCGCTAGAGAAATTCCATTAGGGCTAAAACCGTAACTATTCGTAATAATTTGAGTAGCCAGAGGTGCCTGTAGTGGAATTTGTGACAAGCCTGCTATCCATTTAAGAAACGAAGGGTAATCGGCAGCTAGGCTTGGACAATTCACCAATGCTAATCGGATATTCGGGGCTGCGCCTACTACTCCCTCCGCCAGCCCATTTTCAAGCGGATCATTGTTCACTTGCGCTGCAATTATCCCAGCTGTAGCCATTCCATGAATTGAGGATTGCGCCGAACCAAAGTCGAAATCAGATCGATTAGTAACAAAATCATAGAATCGCTCAATTTTTGATAACCCATTGCTAACTTTCCCCAACAAATCAATATTATTGATCTGAGGGTTAATCGTATTAAGTGCAGGATGTGGGACTGTCCAAAATTCATCAATCGCAGCAACAATAATTGTGGCATCACCATATGTTTTGTCTGAAGCACTACCAATAGGACCCGAAGATATATCTCGCATTTTTTGCCATGCAGCTTTAAGATTGGAAGCAGTATGGTGCCAATGCATTAGATACGTCGATTCTGTCGGATCAACGGAAAAAAATGTAGGTTCGATATGGCTGCTCGGGTATACTTGAATGATACACTTTTCAGTCGAAAGATGATCTGCAATTTCAAACAAATCCAGACCTATTTTTTCCATACTACTTACAAGATGAGTTCTGTTTCTCGCAAGTTTCGAGTTATAATTCAAATGATAGGTTTTAAGTAACCGTTCTAACTCGAGAAGATCGCAATCTGCTGAAATCTCAATTACCAATTTGTCAGAATAATACGATAAACATTTTGAAACATGCCAAGCTTCGCCTACACATTGCACCATGGGGTCCTTTTTGAGAATTTGCAAAACTTGTTGCTTTCCCAATTTTATGTTTTTCCAAGACGCACTTATTAAATCTAACTTGTTCCTCTTTCCTATCTCTTTCTCTCTTTTTTTTGGGAGACCTAAGTTGAACAACACTTCACCTATCCCCATAATCAATTTCTGTTGCCTCTGGCTTGTACACCACCACCAAATACTCAACATCAAGAGCTACGACAATTGCAGAATCTCCCTTGCCGTAAACCCTGTCTTCGCTGCCAGGAAGAACAAAGAATTCATAAATCGACTGCTTTTTCCTCTTTAGATACCTTTTCACTTCCGAATACCCTGGAGCACGAACTAAAATGAGAACATTTCCCTCTGGCAATGACACATAACCACTTCGAAGTGCCTCGCCTTCGATCATTTCACCAGTATCAAACCTCAAGAATATATCAGGGTTTGCAATCACCTTACCATGACTATTGAATACGTGAACACGAAGGTTAATCTTCATTTTTGATATTTTATCTGAGTTGTATTAAGCATCGTAGTATACGATTTCCCCAAAATAATGATTAATAACTCTTATTCAAAAGGCTAGGCGAAAAACAGTCAATAAATTCTGGTAAGAGCCTCATAGAGTCGATAGTTTCAAGAATCAAACTTCCTCCATCTGCGGGGCCTCGACAATAATGGATGAAAAAGTTTGGTGAGGAAAACGACTTAATATAAACCAAGTCGTGCTTGCTAAATAATTCCATATCTCGTGCTTCCAATGGATGATTAGTGCTAAATCCAATTTCGTCAAACACAAATATATTATCATTTGTGAATACGCCCACATACTTTATCATTTCCCGATTTTCTCGCAGTTTGCTAAATAACATGTCCTTTCTCAAACTAACCTTTGACGAATCAACGTCAAAGGCAAAGAGGAACCTTGTATATCCCCTCTTGTGAAGATACTCTGACTGAGCATTGTTCAGCGTGAGGCCCAAACTAGAAGTAAACGAAATGAACTTGTTCCAAACACTGGAATCATTCAAGTTGAATCCTTCAACCATTATACCGATGTAAGGTTCGACCTTTGCCGTTTGCCTTTCTAGAACAGCCTCTTCATCCATATCTAATTGCTCCTTTATTCTATTCGTTCCTTGTAGAAGACGTCCCTCCAAACTACATCCTCCAATGCACAAATCTCCTCCAAGGCTCCCTAACAGCCCCAAAACAAAAATGATACAAAACATCAGCCTAACCATACCATTAAATTTACATTGTCCAAAAAAAAGAGCTATCCACAACCCAAACCCTGCAGTACCAAAAAAGACAACAAATCCCATGCCTACATCTCCATATACGACGCCAAGCCACACTTCTCGATCCCGCCGCATGCCCCTCCGCAACCTATCTATTGCCACTGCTCTCCTTACAAGCAGCCTTCTGAAGGCTGGATTTTGTCATTTTTTGCCCAGCTGAGCAGAAATCCTTCCTCACCCCCATGTAACCGAAGCTAAGCGAAAATTTGCAGGAATGAAAGTTTGTGTTGCACTTTTTTTGCAGCTTCTTATTACCAATGTCAAAGGCTATCTGAAAGCGATGCACACTGCAAGGAACGGGTAAATCCACTCCTACCTAAGGCTACTCAATTGCTGAAAGCAATGGCCGTAATGCGATCAGGCTCGGATTCCAAGTTCTTGCTTTCGGCCATACAGCACCTTTCCGCAAAGCGTACCCGCCTGAGCTTGTCACATTTCACGTACTCGTGGATGCTCCGTGAGATGCGATCCTTGATAGCAGGCGCTGCTATCAACTCATTGAGCCGTGCTTCTGGCTCTACCTCTAGGACACGGTCCCAAGGCTCTGGATTCAGGGGCTTGAGCTTCGCTTTGTTTACCTTGGATTTGTCCACCAATCGGCTCACCTTGTCTGCGATGGACGAATGCCCCATACGTGCCTCATGCGCTGCAATTTTGTTACGCGAAGGTATTGAAGTGTTCTTGCTACCTCTCTTCGGAATGCCTCGTGGCGGCATGTACCGTTCCTTGGCGTTGCTGATGCTCTCACAGCGACAAAGAACTTGCCGCGATGATGCACCCTGGCGCACACGTCCAGCGCAACTCCTGCTCCTCAGCTTCCAGCATTTCCTTGATTGCCTCGATCTCGGCGTTGTTTTTTCGTTGATTTCCTGCCATTTCAGGCGCAAGCGAGTTGTTGCTTGAATCCCCGATGATGCGAATCTAACCCAAAACAAGGAAATCGTTAATGAATGGTTTGGTATGGGTTGAGTCCGTATTCCGTTACAGTTCGGTAAGTATTTCGGAAGTGTTGAATTTGATCGGGTTTCGCAGCGTTTGTCGATTCTTGTTTGAAATGCCCCCATTTCCCTCACAGCCACAAATCCTCCAAGCGAAAGGGGGAAAACCCGTTTCCAGATTCTCCCCCTTCCTGCCTTGGAGCCGACGCACGCCGTCAGTGCGTCGGCTCATTGGAGTCCGCGCACGACAGTAATTTTTAACTTGTCCTGCGCATGGATTGCAGCAGGGCTTTCACCGCCTCATTCGGGATCAGCCACGAGCCTTTCACCCCCGCTTGTTGAATTCCCTCTAACTCGCGTTGGCGCAGCTTCCTGCGCAGGGTATGCTCGCTGATTCCCGTCAGCGCTGCGACTTGCCTCGGCTTGTAAAACATCGGCTCGGCTTCGCCCTGGGACTTGCCAAGCAATGCCTTAATCGTTCCCAACAGGCGTTGCTCCAGGGCGAGGATGTCCCCGACAGTTGCAAGCGTCCTGTGTTCGATGCCGCCAAATCCATTGTCGGCAACGATGTGCAAAGCGTCTTTGTTCATGAGGCAAACGTAAGGCGGCTTTGGGGGCATGTCAAGCACCTGAATTCGTGCCGATGGTCAAAATATGCCGTTTCTGGGATTTGTTGGCGCTATTTGGCAAACGGTTGAACATATCACCAATGGGGTGCATAACTCGGCAAGTGATGTGAATAAGTGGTTGCAGCCTCAAGCTCCCTTTTTCAAGGATTCCACCAAAGCCGCCACGGCATCCCTCGGCACGAGCCACGATCCTTTCACTCCCGCCTCCTGGATACCCGCAAGCTGTCCATCCCGCAGCCGCCTACGCACTGAATGCTCGGTGAGGCCCGTCAAGGCTGCGACCTGTTTGGGCTTGTAGAAGAGCGGTTGAGCCCCGTCGCTTTTGGCCTTGCCCAATATGGACTCGATCTTGGCGATGATTCGGCCCTCAAATTGCATGAGGTCTTCGAGTGTCACCACCATCATCCGCCCGTAGCCGCCAATCCGTTCGTCGGATACACTTTGATTCTGCTCTCTAGTCATGGGGCAAACCTAGGTAGTGTATCAGGGGAAATCAATCCCCCGATTTTGGCTGGAATGTCATAAACACCGCGCTAACACGGGTTTACCGATTTGGTATTGAAATAAACAAGACCGTGTTTGTGATGTCCTATTGTGGGTAATCGGTTTCCTTTTTGTGGATAAATGGGATTTTCGGTAACGCAACACGATACCGAAACCGATGCGCCGGAATGCGCTGACAAACCTCCCGCATCCAGCCAGTAACAGCGTTTGCTGCGACCCCGCCAACCTTATAATGACAGGGCCGCGCATCGCGAATTGCTCGATTGTTCAATGGCCCTCCTCGATCTCAAGCCACTTGTCCTCCACAAAATCCTCAAGATAATGCAACGTCGCCCGCTCGTCTGGCTCATACTCCAGGACGACAATCACGGCGTTCTGGTCTCTGTCAGCCCCTGCGATCACGGCTCGCACGTTGTTTTCGCAGACAAGCCCCGCGAACTCATGGAATGCATCTGTTGGCACATTTAATTGCTTGGTCTTTCCCATATATAAATCGATTAATGGTTTACGTTTCGTGTTCCTCAGTCGCCCCCGCTTTGGTTGGCCCTTGGGTCGAGGACTACCCAATCGAAGGCCGTACCAAGGTGGGCGTACTTGTCGGTGACTTCTTTTCGCCTTTTCACATAGCTGTGCAGCCCGTTTTCCTCCAAGTGCTTGCCCGTGCTATGAAGTACCGCCCCTATGGACTTCGCTAGGTACTGGTATCGGTCCCTAGCCTTCTCGGCCCGTTTGCTGGTCATCCGCATGTTTTCCAGCCATTGGGAAGTTCTGTCGAACCCGTTGAGGTTGCCGGGCGCGAGATACGTGGAAGGGATCGGGATGTACCGCCCTGGCTTCTTTTTGGCCCATTTGTCGGCAAGCCCGATCCTGAGCCAGAGGTTGCGGTAAGTTTCCTCGCCCTCAGCCGCCGTCTTGCAGACGAATTGGCCGTGGAGGAACGCCTTCATCGCATCCAACTGGCTCGTGGCTAGGTAGTCGAGCCGCGACCACAAGGTTCCGACCATCACCGTTAGGAGCCGTGCGCAATGGTCTGCGAACTGGCCCGAAATCGGGGCTTTTTGGGGTGTTTCATCGAAATAGCCCCAATTTCCTTGCTTCTCTATGGGCGTTTTTCCACCGATTTCGCGGGCAGTGCGCCGCGCCCCTCGGTGCTTTTTGGGCTGCATCTGGCCATCTTGCAATCGGGCGTCGCTGGCATCCGATTTTCCGCCAAGGGCGGGGTTGCTGGCCACAACGGCTTTGCTTTCAGCTTTGTTGGCCGTTTTTTCGCGTTTGCTGCTGAATTTTTCCTGATCTTGAAACGGGGGGTTGCTAGCCTCAAGCACTTCCATTTCCGTGTCTTTGGCCGTTTTTTCGACCATCGGGCTTATTTTTCCGCCCTCTCGCAATCGGGCGTTGCTGGCCCTTGTCTTTCCGCCTAGGGCGGGGTTGCTGGCCTCATCTTGCTTGGGGGTGGGGGCTTTTTCTTTTTTATCCCCCGTCCCATCGGACAGTTTATTTTCTTTTTTGAAAGAGCCAGCTTCTAAGGACTGCTGCAAAGTTTCGCCTTCTTCCTCCCAAGGAGCCTGATAGCCAGTATCGTTGTCGAGGATTCCATTCAGGGCCATTTGCCGCCTCCGATGGAGTTCAGGGTGGATAACTAGAATCGAAGGGTCGAACCGCAGCGCGAACTTGTTGCACCTGCCGCGATGATCCCGCTCGGCAACGAGACCGCTTTCCAAAAGTCGGTTCAGGAGGTTGTTGATCGTCCCCTTGGACACATCAAGCTCCGATGCAAGCTCCCCACAGTGCGTCCTGAACGGCGGCAACTCCGTGGTCAGGTGCAGCCACTCCAAGCCCGTGAGCTGATGCGAGTAAAGGCGAATCATTTCCTTGAGCAAATGCTGGTGGGAGGCGCGAAGGACTTTCTTGAGGTCGTAAATCGCCCTCCCGTCCTTGCGCCGCCCGACAACATGGGCCTTGTTGTGGTCGCGGATCGCCGTCTCCACGAGCGGCCACGATGTCTTCCAGTCTATTGCAAACATGGCCGTATGGTCTGTTTTGGTTGTGTACCGATGCCTGAAAAGTAGTCTTTGGTCATGGGGCAAACCTACGTCGGGATTTGGGTGGATTCCAGCCCCTTTCGGCCTGTGTACGCCCTTGCACGCGCTGCAAAGGGCGTTTTTGCCCGTTTTGTACGTGACATGGTACACCAGTATATATGACGTTTAAGATGTGGGGAACGATGGGCGGTTTGTGGAGAAGTCGGATTGGTGGATGTGCATCACGTACATCCGACAAATTGGCCTTGGAATGGGGATTCTTGCAATTTCCAGTTGCCTTCCAATAAATTCCCGTGATCTTCGTTCAATCATTTCAATGCGGCGCCATTTTTGCCGCCGACGAACACCAAACCCAGGAATGACAAGATGATTGACTACAAGATGAAATTGACCGCCCGTGATGCGGTCGCTCACTGCAACGTGGCATTGCCCTCCCTCCGTTGGGACATGGGGACTATCGGGCTTTTCTGCCAGTGCAACCTTGTCGATTCAGCCCACGATGAAGAGACGGGGCAATGGCTCTTGGGGCTTGCCTCCCTTGAAGCACTGCTACATTACCTTGCCTCGGTCAATCGATTGGCCCGCGCCCAAGGCAGGGATTGAAGGATTCGACCTTGGCCACTGTGATCAGGGGACAAGGCCGAATTTCCTTGAAGTAAGCAGATTCCTTTCAAGCCCCTTGCACCTGCACCGCCTCGGTGGCGGGTTTCATCCTCGACATGAAGGCATCCATCTTGGACATTTCGCGGGTCTTTTGCGAATCCACCACACGGGCATAGACTTGGGTGATGGACAGGTTGGAGTGGCCCAAAATGTGGCTAACGACCTCGATGGGCATCCCGACCTCCAAGGCCATGATCGCGAATGTGTGCCGACCACTGTGGAAGGTGATGTGCTTGCCTATCCTCGCAATCTCCATGATCTCGGAGAGCTTGGAGTTCATGTGGCCGTTCACGAATGTGCGACCATGGAACACGCTCCCTGCACCCTCCTCCAAGTTCAGGATCGACCGCAACGGGGTGTTGATCGGAATCCGCAACGGCTCGGCGGTCTTCTTCATCACTATGCTCAGGTAGCTGCCGTGGAAGTCTCTAGGCTTGAGCTTGGCGATGTCGGAAAACCTCAATCCGCAAAAGCATGAGGCAAGGAATTGTTGCAAGCAATGGTGATGCGAGTCCTTGCCACCAAAGGTGTACTTGGTCGGAAGGTTCTCGGAGCGTAACGCGCCGCAATGGTACAGCTCCATGAGCCTCGTGAGTTCGTCGCTGGTGAGGTATTGCTTTTCCACCGTCTGCCATTTCACCTTCTTGAAATGTATGAAGGGGTTGCTTGAGATGTCGCCGTGCTTCGCGGCATGGCTCATGATCTTTTGCAGGTAGCGAAAGATGCTGAGGATGGAATTGGTCTTGTGGTGGCCCTCGGAAAACAACCATTCTTGATACTCCTCAAGCCATCTTGGGGTTATCGCCGCGATCTCGATGTCGGGGTCGTACTTTCTGAGGTTGGCCATGTAGGCGTTGTAGCCCTTCACAGTTCCGCTTGCCCTTTGCGCGGCCTCGCAGTCGCGCCGCCAGATGCAGTAGTCGATCAGCTTGGTCTTGCTGCCAGATGCCATCCGCCTGTCCACCGATGCGAAGGTCACGGCCTCGCCCTTGCCTTGCAGGTCTAGCAGCACCTTGTCCAGCGCGGCCTTTTGGGCTGTTAGGTTTGCCGCGATCTCCCTTGCATTGGGAAGGCCCGACATGTTGAGCTTCACTTGCTGCTTGGCCTTGTCCCAAAACTTGGCGGGGATTGCAATTCCAGTCGGGAATGTCCTTATCTTGCGGTCGATGGTGAGCCGAAGATAGATGGTCTGGGTTCCGTCCTTCTTAACGGTCGCATCTTGGTACGCCGCAGTGGTTGCCGAATGTTGCTGTTTCATAAAGAGTTTTTTTGCATTGTGATAACTGGACACTTCTTAAACGATTCCCAAACAAATCTGTATTTGACATACAAATTTTGCCATCCGTTGTTTCAAGTACAGTGCAAAAAACCCCATTTTAGCCGTGAGGAATGTCCTTACGGAGTTGACGTACACAGTTCATAATCCATTCTCCATTCTCCATTTTCCATTAATCCCCATGCCCGTCCTCACCTCCGCCCAACGCTCCCTCCTCGAAAAGACCGTCATCAAAGCCCGACGCCTCGCCGAGACAGGCGCACGCAACGCCCTCAGAGCCATGGCCGTTGACCACCACGAGCCCTACGCGCACATGGACACCCCCGCACGTGAATTGCGCAACCGCCTGCGCAGCAAGGGGCGCTTGCTCGGGGATACACGCGCCAACGACGGGAAACAGCCGATCGACCACCTTGCCTACGAGCTCGCCTACGAATACTGGCACAAAATGCTCTTCGCCCGGTTTTTGGAGGCCAATGGCTTGCTCATGCATACGAGTTTGGTGCCTGTGAGCTTGGAGGACTGCGCCGAACTCGCGCCGGAAGAAGGCTTCGCCGACAAATGGGATGCTGCGGCTTCCTACGCCTCGCGCATGTTGCCCGCCATCTTCAGGCCCGAGGATCCGCTGATGCAGGTGAAATTTGCAACCGAGGACCGTGTGGCTTTGGAGAGTCTGCTCGATGGCTTGGAGACCGGCATTTTCATTGCAGACGACAGCTTGGGATGGGTATATCAGTTTTGGCAGAGCGAGGCCAAGGCCGCGATCAATGCCAGTGGGGACAAAATCGACGGAGCACGGCTGCCTGCGGTAACTCAGCTTTTCACCGAGCCTTATATGGTGCATTTTCTCATCGACAATACCCTTGGTGCTTGGTGGGTGGGCCGGCATCCGGGTGAGACAGCCCCGGTGGATTTTGCCTATTTGCGGCGATTGGACGATGGTTGCCCCGCCGCAGGCAAGTTTGAGGGATGGCCCGCAACGACCGCCGAAGTCACCATGCTCGATCCCTGCATGGGGTCGGGGCATTTTGTGGCAGCGGCTTTTCCCGTGTTTGCAGCTTTGCGCATGGCCGAGGAAGGCTTGACCAAGGAAGAGGCAACCGCAAAAGTCATCTCGGAAAATCTGCATGGCCTGGAACTCGATGCGCGCTGCACACAGATTGCTGCGTTTAACTTGGCTTTGACGGCTTGGAAATTTTTGTGGAGGCTATGGCATTGCCACCAATGAATTT harbors:
- a CDS encoding MarR family transcriptional regulator, whose product is MFAIDWKTSWPLVETAIRDHNKAHVVGRRKDGRAIYDLKKVLRASHQHLLKEMIRLYSHQLTGLEWLHLTTELPPFRTHCGELASELDVSKGTINNLLNRLLESGLVAERDHRGRCNKFALRFDPSILVIHPELHRRRQMALNGILDNDTGYQAPWEEEGETLQQSLEAGSFKKENKLSDGTGDKKEKAPTPKQDEASNPALGGKTRASNARLREGGKISPMVEKTAKDTEMEVLEASNPPFQDQEKFSSKREKTANKAESKAVVASNPALGGKSDASDARLQDGQMQPKKHRGARRTAREIGGKTPIEKQGNWGYFDETPQKAPISGQFADHCARLLTVMVGTLWSRLDYLATSQLDAMKAFLHGQFVCKTAAEGEETYRNLWLRIGLADKWAKKKPGRYIPIPSTYLAPGNLNGFDRTSQWLENMRMTSKRAEKARDRYQYLAKSIGAVLHSTGKHLEENGLHSYVKRRKEVTDKYAHLGTAFDWVVLDPRANQSGGD
- a CDS encoding site-specific integrase, which gives rise to MKQQHSATTAAYQDATVKKDGTQTIYLRLTIDRKIRTFPTGIAIPAKFWDKAKQQVKLNMSGLPNAREIAANLTAQKAALDKVLLDLQGKGEAVTFASVDRRMASGSKTKLIDYCIWRRDCEAAQRASGTVKGYNAYMANLRKYDPDIEIAAITPRWLEEYQEWLFSEGHHKTNSILSIFRYLQKIMSHAAKHGDISSNPFIHFKKVKWQTVEKQYLTSDELTRLMELYHCGALRSENLPTKYTFGGKDSHHHCLQQFLASCFCGLRFSDIAKLKPRDFHGSYLSIVMKKTAEPLRIPINTPLRSILNLEEGAGSVFHGRTFVNGHMNSKLSEIMEIARIGKHITFHSGRHTFAIMALEVGMPIEVVSHILGHSNLSITQVYARVVDSQKTREMSKMDAFMSRMKPATEAVQVQGA